A stretch of [Clostridium] innocuum DNA encodes these proteins:
- a CDS encoding MFS transporter: protein MNKKYYPSAFILYLNYFIHGIGCSILGQAVIKEMLVAQWGQGMDAIGQVTMVAAALGLGRLISLPIAGPLSDKMGRKLSSLIGIASYAIFFIGVAMSPNMWVAYAAAILGGIANSFLDTGVIPACVEILEPRSSLATMLTKFFISAAQLLLPFMLGALAGASLSYNVLLYISGIAILVIGVLVIFAPMPKAEKAAGEKAPGLLENIRNSHFSAESIALIVIGFTCTATFQLWLNCAQTFAKDLAGVSDPSMMQTYYSFGSLAAIIVTAGLVSRIKGVRFLFVYPLITLITLVLVYVTRSETMCYIGAALVGYSAGGVILQLVTATANDLFPHIKGTITSIVMIMSSLSNYTILSVAGTMDSAQILMMNIVITVIGVLLALFVNLRFQKLAGK, encoded by the coding sequence ATGAATAAAAAATACTATCCAAGTGCCTTTATCTTGTACTTGAATTACTTCATTCACGGTATCGGCTGTTCCATTCTGGGACAGGCCGTGATCAAGGAAATGCTGGTTGCCCAGTGGGGACAGGGCATGGATGCCATCGGACAGGTGACGATGGTAGCTGCTGCGCTGGGTCTGGGACGTTTGATTTCCCTGCCGATTGCAGGACCGCTGTCCGATAAAATGGGAAGAAAGCTTTCCTCCCTGATCGGTATCGCATCCTATGCGATCTTCTTCATCGGTGTGGCAATGTCACCGAATATGTGGGTTGCCTATGCTGCGGCAATTCTTGGAGGAATCGCCAATTCCTTCCTGGATACCGGTGTCATTCCGGCCTGTGTGGAAATTCTGGAGCCAAGATCCTCTCTGGCAACCATGCTGACAAAATTCTTCATCTCAGCAGCACAGCTGCTGCTGCCGTTCATGCTGGGGGCACTTGCAGGGGCAAGTCTTTCCTACAACGTACTGCTGTACATCAGTGGTATCGCGATTCTGGTGATTGGTGTACTGGTGATCTTTGCACCGATGCCAAAAGCAGAGAAGGCTGCCGGCGAGAAAGCACCGGGACTGCTTGAAAACATCCGCAATTCTCATTTCTCTGCGGAAAGCATCGCATTGATCGTCATCGGCTTTACCTGCACCGCTACCTTCCAGCTGTGGCTGAACTGTGCACAGACCTTCGCAAAGGATCTGGCAGGAGTGAGTGATCCAAGCATGATGCAGACATATTATTCCTTCGGCTCTCTTGCGGCCATCATCGTAACGGCTGGTTTGGTATCCCGCATCAAGGGTGTGCGCTTCCTGTTTGTGTATCCGCTGATAACACTGATCACGCTGGTGCTTGTCTATGTAACACGCAGTGAAACGATGTGCTACATCGGAGCTGCCTTAGTCGGTTACAGTGCCGGTGGTGTGATTCTGCAGCTGGTTACTGCAACTGCCAATGACCTGTTCCCGCATATCAAGGGAACCATCACAAGTATTGTCATGATTATGTCCAGTCTTTCCAATTATACGATTCTCTCTGTTGCAGGTACCATGGATTCCGCACAGATTCTGATGATGAACATTGTGATTACCGTGATCGGTGTATTACTTGCACTGTTTGTCAACCTGCGTTTTCAGAAGCTGGCAGGG